Proteins encoded together in one Lathyrus oleraceus cultivar Zhongwan6 chromosome 5, CAAS_Psat_ZW6_1.0, whole genome shotgun sequence window:
- the LOC127080051 gene encoding uncharacterized protein LOC127080051, producing MDLIKYIFEKPALTGRIAHWQMLLSEYDIEYHTLKAIKGSVLANHLAHQPIDNYESINFEFPDEDVMYLKAKDCNEPLPNEGPEPGSQWGLIFDGVVNAYGNGIGAVIITPHGSHIPFTARFTFMCTNNMAEYEACIMGLEEAIDLRIKNLDVYGDSALVVNQIKGEWETRQPGLIPYKDYARRLSTFFNNIEFHHIPREENQKANALATLASMIIVRHWNDVPKIDVMHIDRPTHIFSMEEVPDDKPWTPMFVDDGFAYSCWLNL from the coding sequence ATGGATCtgattaagtatatctttgaaaaacCTGCATTGACTGGAAGAATTGCTCATTGGCAGATGCTCTTGTCCGAATATGACATTGAGTATCACACCCTGAAAgctatcaaaggaagtgtcttggCCAATCATTTAGCTCATCAGCCAATCGACAATTATGAGTCtataaattttgaatttccagatgaagatgtGATGTACTTAAAAGCCAAAGATTGCAATGAACCACTGCCAAATGAAGGGCCAGAGCCAGGTTCTCAATGGGGTTTAATATTTGATGGAGTagttaatgcttatggtaatggtattggggcagtaatcatcaCTCCTCATGGCTCACATATCCCTTTTACTGCAAGATTTACATTCATGtgcacgaacaacatggcggAATACGAAGCCTGCATCATGGGTctagaagaagccattgatcttagaataaAAAATCTCGATGTTTATGGAGACTCAGCTCTAGTTGTCAAtcaaattaaaggagaatgggaaactcgtCAACCCGGCCTaatcccatacaaagactatgcaagaagGTTATCTACTTTCTTCAACAATATTGAATTTCATCACATCCCTCGTGAGGAAAATCAGAAGGCAAATGCCTTGGCAACTTTGGCTTCCATGATCATTGTGAGGCATTGGAATGATGTGCCTAAGatcgatgttatgcatattgatAGACCTACTCATATATTTTCAATGGAAGAAGTCCCTGATGACAAGCCatg